A single genomic interval of Mucilaginibacter boryungensis harbors:
- a CDS encoding glycoside hydrolase family protein, translated as MKICRILLLPVLFTLMLINTRAQSLKDAMQPAIKNAGFKMDGYILWCSTIIKVGNTYHMFASRWPEQYGLGGWTTYSEIVRATSDNIYGPYKFQEVVIEKRPGAWDKERAHNPKIVKAGDIYVLYYISTANKTGYAWSKSITGPWTRSDAEVMPFSNPAPLVRSDGSIYVFGRKAVNNTRMAQAYTAPAWNGKYTMVRGNENLLPDNNQLEDPTIWWAQNQYNVILTDFAGTLTGTTKAGAQYASVDGINYKAVSKEPVFTKTVTYDDGSTQTFKRRERPFVYTNDKGEVIAFFTACLTEDGKSWVVVNPVKNYVPPKIK; from the coding sequence ATGAAGATCTGCCGTATTTTACTGTTGCCGGTATTATTTACATTGATGCTGATCAATACCCGTGCGCAAAGCCTGAAAGACGCCATGCAGCCTGCTATTAAAAATGCCGGCTTTAAAATGGATGGCTATATCCTGTGGTGTTCAACCATTATTAAGGTGGGCAATACTTACCATATGTTTGCCTCGCGCTGGCCAGAGCAGTATGGTTTGGGCGGCTGGACTACCTATTCGGAAATTGTAAGGGCTACGTCTGATAATATCTACGGCCCCTACAAGTTTCAGGAAGTGGTGATAGAAAAACGCCCTGGCGCCTGGGATAAGGAGCGTGCACATAACCCCAAAATTGTAAAAGCTGGCGATATTTATGTACTGTATTATATTTCCACAGCAAATAAAACGGGTTATGCCTGGTCTAAATCCATCACCGGGCCGTGGACACGCAGCGACGCGGAAGTTATGCCGTTCTCAAACCCGGCCCCGCTGGTACGCAGCGATGGCAGCATTTATGTGTTCGGGCGGAAGGCTGTTAACAATACCCGCATGGCGCAGGCCTATACCGCTCCAGCCTGGAACGGAAAGTACACGATGGTTCGAGGTAATGAGAACCTGCTGCCTGATAATAATCAACTGGAAGACCCTACCATCTGGTGGGCGCAAAACCAGTATAATGTAATTCTGACTGATTTTGCAGGAACCCTGACCGGCACAACCAAAGCCGGCGCGCAATACGCTTCGGTTGATGGGATCAATTATAAAGCGGTATCAAAAGAGCCCGTATTCACTAAAACTGTAACTTACGATGATGGCAGTACCCAAACATTTAAAAGGCGTGAGCGCCCCTTTGTTTATACCAACGATAAAGGTGAGGTGATCGCTTTCTTTACCGCCTGCCTGACGGAGGACGGCAAATCGTGGGTGGTGGTAAACCCGGTAAAAAATTATGTACCGCCAAAAATTAAATGA